From Desulfosoma caldarium, the proteins below share one genomic window:
- a CDS encoding AtpZ/AtpI family protein: MKEETKKYLKQVGLASTIGFSVAFAIFIGVAIGYWLDSSFGTFPWVTLVFLVMGIIAGFRNYMRFMRRQQRQDQRTP; encoded by the coding sequence ATGAAAGAAGAGACGAAAAAATACCTCAAGCAGGTAGGATTGGCGAGCACCATAGGGTTTTCGGTGGCTTTCGCCATTTTTATCGGCGTGGCAATCGGCTACTGGTTGGATTCCAGCTTTGGAACCTTCCCATGGGTCACGCTGGTTTTCTTGGTCATGGGAATCATCGCGGGCTTTCGCAATTACATGCGGTTCATGCGAAGGCAGCAGCGTCAAGATCAGCGCACACCGTAA
- a CDS encoding chloride channel protein: MVRRLAGIRGALERNKTLRYVVYSGVVGVVSGLGACLFFVLLEWGKYFFLEYLAGYPLSKPGGEQLVALERSPVFRRWMLLVLPAFGGLLTGFLVHRYAPEAEGHGTDALIDAFHNKNGIIRTRVPYIKGLASIITLSTGGSAGREGPIAQIGAGFGSWVARLLRMNVRERRLMLLAGCAAGLGAIFRAPLGGALTAIEVLYREDFETEGIILCIMSSVIANAIFISIFGQRPIFDIPPIHFANPVELLFYAGLGLVCVPFGFTYVKVFYGMRDYFFRRLPLKKALVPTVGGLMVGLIAYWRPEVMSGGYGTIQKALMGTLPVSLMLSLAVLKIFATAFTISSGGSGGVFGPSLFIGAMLGGAVGQISCGLFPQWVGNSGAFALVGMGAFFGGVAKAPIGALLMVCEMTGGYGLVVPLMFASVIAVLCSQGWSLYEKQVLNKFHSPAHRTDMVLNVLENVKVRDVYDPTLPVTSLPQDMTLRELKRFMVHTRESFFPVVDDRFHLKGILSLQDVRSVLFEDSVAELLVVGELASPPVSVRPDISLYEALMKFLSSGYGQIPVEERDLGVVGMLRLEELMHAYHQEIQRLRED, encoded by the coding sequence GTGGTGAGGCGACTGGCTGGAATCCGCGGTGCCCTGGAACGCAACAAGACGCTGCGCTATGTGGTCTACAGCGGCGTTGTCGGTGTGGTCAGCGGACTTGGTGCCTGCCTTTTCTTTGTTCTCTTGGAATGGGGCAAGTATTTCTTTCTGGAATACCTGGCGGGTTATCCCCTGAGCAAACCCGGGGGAGAGCAACTGGTTGCCCTGGAGCGCTCCCCGGTCTTTCGCCGATGGATGCTTCTTGTGCTGCCCGCTTTTGGAGGTCTTCTGACGGGATTTTTGGTCCATCGGTACGCGCCGGAAGCCGAAGGGCACGGAACAGACGCCCTCATCGACGCCTTTCACAACAAAAACGGCATCATTCGAACACGCGTGCCTTACATCAAGGGGCTGGCCTCCATCATTACCCTGTCCACCGGAGGCAGTGCCGGGCGCGAAGGGCCCATTGCGCAAATCGGCGCCGGTTTCGGTTCATGGGTGGCGCGCCTGTTGCGCATGAATGTTCGGGAGCGGCGCCTGATGCTTTTGGCCGGGTGCGCCGCGGGGCTTGGTGCCATTTTTCGAGCTCCGTTGGGGGGTGCCCTAACGGCCATTGAAGTGCTTTACCGGGAAGATTTTGAAACGGAAGGCATTATTTTGTGCATCATGTCTTCCGTCATTGCCAATGCCATTTTCATCAGCATCTTTGGACAGCGCCCCATCTTTGACATTCCGCCCATTCACTTCGCCAACCCCGTGGAACTGCTCTTCTACGCTGGGCTGGGGCTCGTGTGTGTGCCCTTTGGATTCACTTATGTCAAGGTGTTCTACGGTATGCGGGATTATTTCTTTCGAAGGCTTCCTTTGAAAAAAGCTCTTGTGCCCACGGTGGGGGGGCTCATGGTGGGACTGATCGCCTATTGGCGCCCGGAGGTGATGAGCGGTGGGTACGGCACCATTCAAAAGGCCCTCATGGGCACCCTGCCCGTATCCTTGATGCTCAGCCTTGCCGTGCTGAAAATCTTTGCCACCGCCTTCACCATTTCTTCCGGCGGTAGCGGAGGGGTTTTTGGACCTTCTCTTTTTATCGGGGCCATGCTGGGCGGAGCGGTAGGACAGATCTCCTGCGGGCTCTTTCCCCAGTGGGTCGGTAATTCCGGCGCTTTTGCCCTGGTCGGCATGGGCGCCTTTTTCGGTGGAGTGGCCAAGGCACCCATCGGCGCCCTGCTCATGGTCTGCGAGATGACCGGAGGCTATGGCTTGGTGGTTCCCTTGATGTTTGCCTCTGTGATCGCCGTATTGTGTTCCCAAGGCTGGTCCTTGTATGAGAAACAAGTGCTGAACAAGTTTCATTCGCCCGCCCATCGAACCGACATGGTCTTGAACGTTTTGGAGAATGTGAAGGTGCGCGACGTCTACGACCCGACCCTGCCGGTGACCAGCCTTCCGCAGGATATGACCTTACGGGAACTCAAACGCTTTATGGTCCATACGCGGGAATCCTTTTTCCCCGTGGTGGACGACCGGTTTCATCTCAAGGGCATCCTGTCGCTTCAGGACGTGCGCTCGGTGCTTTTTGAAGATTCCGTGGCCGAACTACTGGTGGTGGGCGAATTGGCGTCGCCTCCGGTGAGCGTGCGGCCCGATATAAGCCTTTACGAAGCGCTCATGAAGTTTCTCAGCTCGGGCTACGGCCAAATACCCGTGGAAGAAAGAGATCTGGGGGTTGTGGGCATGCTTCGCCTGGAAGAACTCATGCATGCTTATCATCAGGAAATTCAGAGACTGCGCGAAGATTAG
- a CDS encoding ATP synthase subunit I: MGILLSDAKLIRRIQLVNVILLLSAVVAAALFFSLREALGVMVGGATVTVSFQVMKWQMGRAFGHPQRPPSKGVLFTKYYLRFLGTIFVVFTVLYYGWADPPAFLAGLSVVMVSIVLVAIVEAVKMVMRGEG, translated from the coding sequence GTGGGCATACTGCTGAGCGATGCAAAGCTTATTCGGCGCATTCAGCTAGTGAATGTGATTCTTCTCTTAAGTGCCGTGGTGGCCGCGGCGCTGTTCTTTTCCCTTCGAGAAGCCCTGGGCGTGATGGTGGGAGGCGCGACGGTGACGGTCAGTTTTCAGGTGATGAAGTGGCAGATGGGCCGCGCTTTTGGTCACCCACAGCGACCGCCGTCCAAGGGAGTGCTTTTCACCAAGTACTACCTGAGATTTCTCGGCACCATATTCGTGGTTTTTACGGTGCTCTATTACGGATGGGCGGATCCGCCGGCTTTTCTGGCGGGGTTGTCGGTGGTGATGGTCAGCATCGTACTGGTGGCCATAGTGGAAGCCGTAAAAATGGTCATGAGGGGAGAGGGGTAA
- the hemL gene encoding glutamate-1-semialdehyde 2,1-aminomutase: MVPNTISERLFHRAQAVIPGGVNSPVRSCRSVGTTPFFVKRALGCRLEDEDGRIYLDYVGSWGPLILGHAHPRVVEAVRFAATQGTSYGIPCRMEVELAEKVVSMVPSMEMVRMVNSGTEATMSAIRLARGYTGRPKVIKFDGCYHGHSDGLLVKGGSGLATLGIPGSPGVPPEVVAHTLSLPYNDLDAVETALKAYGETVACIIVEPVAGNMGTVIPKPEFLPGLRRLCDTYGSLLIFDEVITGFRLAPGGAQERFAVRPDLTCLGKIIGGGLPVGAYGGRRDIMEKVAPLGDVYQAGTLSGNPLAMAAGFAMLQELSEPGIYESLEKKGEALEAGLREAARLADVPLTINRIGSMGTAFFTDKEVSDFASALQANTAAYGVFYREMLARGVYLAPSQFESFFVSTAHDREDLDRTAQAALESLRVVKTVAGSC; encoded by the coding sequence ATGGTACCGAACACCATATCGGAAAGGCTCTTTCATCGGGCTCAAGCCGTCATTCCTGGAGGGGTCAACAGTCCGGTGCGCTCCTGCCGTTCCGTGGGGACGACCCCCTTTTTTGTGAAAAGGGCTTTGGGGTGCCGTTTGGAAGACGAAGATGGCCGTATTTACCTGGATTATGTGGGGTCCTGGGGGCCTTTGATCCTCGGCCATGCCCATCCTCGAGTGGTTGAGGCCGTGCGTTTCGCCGCCACACAGGGCACGTCCTATGGGATTCCGTGCCGGATGGAAGTGGAACTGGCGGAAAAGGTGGTTTCCATGGTGCCGTCCATGGAGATGGTGCGCATGGTCAATTCTGGCACCGAAGCCACCATGAGCGCCATTCGGCTGGCTCGAGGCTACACCGGTCGGCCAAAGGTCATCAAATTTGACGGCTGCTACCACGGCCACAGCGATGGCTTGCTGGTGAAAGGGGGATCGGGCCTGGCCACCCTGGGTATTCCCGGCAGTCCCGGAGTGCCGCCGGAGGTGGTGGCTCACACTCTGTCACTGCCCTACAATGACTTGGATGCTGTAGAAACGGCCTTGAAGGCCTACGGAGAAACGGTGGCGTGCATCATCGTGGAACCTGTGGCGGGGAACATGGGCACCGTGATCCCCAAGCCTGAGTTCCTGCCGGGACTGCGGCGCCTATGCGATACCTATGGCAGCCTGCTCATCTTTGATGAAGTCATTACTGGCTTTCGGCTAGCACCCGGTGGCGCTCAAGAACGCTTCGCGGTGCGACCTGACCTCACCTGCCTTGGAAAAATCATCGGAGGCGGACTGCCCGTAGGGGCTTACGGAGGTCGCCGGGATATTATGGAAAAGGTGGCGCCCTTAGGCGATGTCTACCAGGCCGGCACCCTTTCGGGGAACCCCCTGGCCATGGCGGCCGGTTTCGCTATGCTACAGGAACTTAGTGAACCGGGAATCTACGAGTCGTTGGAAAAAAAAGGCGAAGCCCTGGAAGCCGGGCTTCGAGAAGCCGCCCGCCTTGCCGATGTACCGCTCACTATCAACCGTATTGGATCCATGGGCACCGCCTTTTTTACCGACAAGGAAGTCTCGGACTTCGCCTCGGCGTTGCAGGCCAACACTGCCGCTTACGGCGTCTTTTACAGGGAAATGCTCGCTCGAGGTGTCTACCTGGCTCCATCTCAGTTCGAAAGCTTTTTTGTGAGCACGGCCCATGACCGAGAAGATCTGGATCGAACGGCCCAAGCGGCTTTGGAATCGCTTCGCGTGGTGAAAACCGTGGCAGGATCATGTTAG
- the atpB gene encoding F0F1 ATP synthase subunit A gives MEHPVLFLSILLEKLGLPIVHSADEAHTFLQKLLLPHVVYTWVVAAVLLILAKLAVSRLELVPSGGQNFFEMVLTGIEDFMVGITGEEGRFAFPLIATLGFFILLSNYMGMVPGFFSPTANINTTAACALIVVTYTHVIGVKFHGVKYIKHFMGSVWWLTPLIFPIELIGHTARVLSLSIRLFGNIFGEELVLAILFLLAGLYLAPLPIMFLGLFTGFVQAFIFCLLSCMYFAGAIEEAH, from the coding sequence ATGGAACATCCGGTCTTGTTTCTCAGCATTCTGTTGGAGAAGCTGGGACTTCCCATCGTCCACAGCGCCGATGAGGCTCACACTTTTTTACAAAAATTGCTTCTGCCCCATGTGGTCTACACCTGGGTGGTGGCCGCCGTTTTGCTCATTTTGGCCAAGCTGGCCGTGAGCCGATTGGAGCTGGTGCCGTCGGGAGGGCAGAATTTTTTTGAAATGGTCCTCACGGGCATCGAAGACTTCATGGTGGGCATCACAGGGGAAGAGGGGCGTTTTGCCTTTCCGCTCATCGCCACGCTGGGCTTCTTCATTCTTTTAAGCAATTACATGGGTATGGTCCCCGGCTTCTTTTCGCCCACCGCCAACATTAACACCACGGCCGCCTGCGCGCTTATCGTTGTGACGTACACGCACGTGATTGGCGTGAAGTTTCACGGGGTCAAGTACATCAAGCATTTCATGGGCTCCGTCTGGTGGTTGACCCCTCTCATCTTCCCTATCGAACTCATTGGCCACACGGCGCGGGTGCTCAGCCTGTCCATCCGTCTCTTCGGAAACATCTTTGGTGAGGAATTGGTGCTGGCCATTCTGTTCTTACTGGCCGGGCTGTATCTGGCACCCCTGCCCATCATGTTCTTGGGGCTCTTTACCGGCTTTGTGCAGGCATTCATCTTTTGCCTGCTGTCGTGCATGTACTTTGCGGGCGCCATTGAAGAGGCGCACTAG
- the pdxA gene encoding 4-hydroxythreonine-4-phosphate dehydrogenase PdxA — protein sequence MESKATFQRVRLAVTMGDPAGVGPEVIVKALQHPWVQTACRPVIIGDVTALRRAMDLLGIALPLKIVHELHELPTQSPEGVCVLCRTPLSLEDIAYGRPSAAACRETVQFIRTAVGMTVNKLADAVVTGPIHKDALHRHGFPFPGHTEFLQDLTGASHVVMMLAGPKLRVALATIHCALRDVPERITYESLLDTLETLATSLRRDFGLARPKVAVSGLNPHAGEAGRFGREELDVIAPAVNRFRDTHPWCDVSGPHPPDTVFFRAFEGHFDAVLALYHDQGLIPLKLVHFYEAANVTLGLPIVRTSVDHGTGYDIAGKGLAHCGSLLFAMQTAVTMVRHRNAERILA from the coding sequence ATGGAGTCCAAAGCGACATTTCAACGGGTGAGGCTGGCCGTGACCATGGGTGATCCCGCTGGGGTAGGTCCGGAAGTGATTGTCAAGGCCCTGCAGCACCCATGGGTTCAAACGGCATGTCGGCCTGTGATCATCGGGGATGTGACGGCGCTGCGCAGAGCCATGGATCTTTTGGGGATTGCGCTTCCCTTAAAGATCGTCCACGAGCTCCATGAACTTCCCACACAATCACCTGAAGGGGTCTGCGTCCTGTGCCGCACCCCTTTGTCCCTTGAGGACATCGCCTACGGCCGCCCTTCGGCGGCCGCGTGCCGGGAAACCGTTCAATTTATTCGCACAGCCGTTGGCATGACCGTGAACAAACTCGCCGATGCCGTAGTCACCGGGCCCATTCACAAGGACGCGCTGCATCGCCATGGCTTTCCGTTCCCGGGACACACGGAATTTCTTCAGGACCTCACGGGAGCTTCCCACGTGGTCATGATGCTTGCCGGACCCAAGCTGCGCGTTGCCCTGGCGACCATTCACTGCGCTCTGCGTGACGTGCCCGAGCGGATCACCTACGAAAGCCTACTGGACACTTTGGAGACTTTGGCAACGTCTTTGCGCCGCGATTTCGGTCTCGCTCGGCCCAAAGTGGCCGTCTCGGGCCTCAACCCACACGCTGGAGAAGCCGGAAGATTCGGCCGGGAAGAATTGGACGTCATCGCTCCGGCCGTGAACCGTTTTCGAGACACGCATCCCTGGTGTGACGTCTCGGGCCCTCATCCGCCGGATACGGTTTTTTTTCGCGCCTTTGAGGGCCATTTCGATGCAGTTCTGGCCCTATACCACGACCAGGGGCTCATTCCCCTGAAACTAGTGCACTTCTACGAAGCGGCCAACGTCACCTTGGGGCTTCCCATTGTTCGAACCTCCGTGGATCACGGCACGGGCTACGACATTGCCGGAAAAGGTCTAGCCCATTGCGGAAGTCTTCTCTTCGCCATGCAAACCGCCGTGACCATGGTTCGTCATCGAAACGCGGAGCGCATCCTGGCATGA
- the atpE gene encoding ATP synthase F0 subunit C, with translation MAAEAGSAEKVEGLRFFMYSAIAAGFGIAIAAFGTGLAQGIAIKSSVEGVARNPEASGKITVTMMIGLAMIESLCIYALVIALILIYANPVSKLIQGFVGMA, from the coding sequence ATGGCTGCGGAGGCGGGATCTGCCGAAAAGGTGGAGGGCCTTCGGTTCTTCATGTATTCGGCCATAGCCGCTGGTTTCGGAATCGCTATCGCTGCTTTTGGCACGGGCTTAGCCCAGGGCATCGCCATTAAGAGCTCCGTGGAAGGCGTGGCTCGAAACCCGGAAGCCTCCGGGAAGATCACCGTGACCATGATGATCGGTTTGGCCATGATCGAGTCGCTGTGTATTTACGCTCTGGTCATCGCCCTGATCCTCATCTACGCCAACCCGGTCTCCAAGCTCATTCAAGGCTTCGTGGGTATGGCCTAA
- a CDS encoding excinuclease ABC subunit UvrA: MNETFADTSQTWIRIRGARHHNLQNLDVDIPKNAFVAITGVSGSGKSTLVFDVLHAETQRRYLNTFLPSSSMALLPTFRREKPQVDSMEGLSPTIAVEQGRFPSQTRSTVGTFTDIYDFLRLLFTRLGIPTCPSCRQPIQSLTLRQMTEALLRSPEGSRVMILAPLQPVPENKLGQLLTSLKRDGFMRVRWENQVHSLDPLPILPRRPQYALELVVDRVSVKPQASGRLAGSLELAARYGQGTVRAVWDSGESVTFSQLPICFHCGYRAEPPSMALFSFFHPKGMCPRCEGSGREPGPRSKKKVGKEDEPFWVQGPPCTACGGTRLNSRALSVHVANCSIATVNAMTVTELTHWLNTLMPLLHEEEILTRIRQEILPRLHALLSLGLDYLSLDRPIASLSSGETQRLRLAQQLAAPFSGAVYIFDEPSVGLHSQDMQRLMEVLRDLRRQGNTVLVVEHDVAVLQEADYVVELGPGAGPKGGRLVFAGTPQQLAQCAVSPTAQFLHEPAAAPIGRGQSPKRWTQFLKILGAKGHNLQNVTARFPLRALTCVTGVSGSGKSSLVVRTLYPALCHALGQASVPSLPYESIVGGEGLHRVLLMDQTSIGRLPKSVPATYCGVFDPLRSLFAALPEARARGYNPDRFSFNSPGGRCEHCRGDGRLRVEMLLLPDFYVTCPHCDGSRYEPETLSVRFKGLSIADVLRLSVTEAADVFRHVPAIHRKLQVMEDVGLGYLQLGQPSPTLSGGECQRLKLAKELARSAPKPTLYILDEPTTGLHPQDVARLTSILHRLVAKGHTVIVIEHDLQLVRSADYVVDMGPGAGPDGGRIVAEGPLNEVVQRFDTPTVRALRASTRWAFT, from the coding sequence ATGAACGAAACCTTTGCGGACACTTCTCAGACGTGGATTCGCATTCGAGGAGCCCGACATCACAATTTACAGAATCTTGATGTGGACATTCCAAAAAACGCCTTTGTGGCAATCACGGGTGTGAGCGGGTCGGGAAAATCCACGTTGGTCTTCGATGTGCTCCACGCCGAAACGCAGCGACGCTACCTTAACACCTTCTTGCCGTCTTCTAGCATGGCTCTCTTGCCCACCTTTCGGCGAGAAAAACCGCAGGTAGATTCCATGGAAGGGCTAAGCCCGACCATTGCCGTGGAACAGGGCCGGTTTCCTTCTCAGACCCGCTCCACCGTGGGCACCTTCACCGATATCTACGACTTCCTGAGGCTACTCTTTACTCGGTTGGGCATTCCCACATGCCCTTCGTGCCGACAGCCCATTCAATCTTTGACCCTTCGGCAAATGACCGAGGCGCTTCTGCGAAGTCCCGAAGGGTCCCGCGTTATGATTTTGGCCCCGCTGCAACCCGTTCCGGAAAACAAGCTGGGCCAACTCCTGACGTCGCTCAAAAGAGACGGCTTTATGCGCGTTCGCTGGGAAAACCAGGTCCATTCCCTGGATCCCTTGCCCATACTGCCTCGACGCCCTCAGTATGCTCTGGAACTGGTGGTGGATCGAGTAAGCGTGAAGCCCCAGGCCTCAGGCCGCCTCGCCGGTTCTTTGGAACTGGCCGCGCGCTACGGCCAAGGCACAGTGCGGGCCGTGTGGGACTCGGGGGAAAGCGTCACATTTTCCCAACTCCCCATCTGTTTCCACTGCGGGTATCGGGCCGAACCGCCGTCCATGGCCTTGTTTTCCTTTTTTCACCCCAAAGGCATGTGCCCACGGTGCGAAGGGTCGGGACGGGAGCCCGGACCTAGGTCGAAAAAAAAGGTAGGAAAAGAAGACGAGCCGTTTTGGGTTCAAGGCCCCCCCTGTACGGCATGTGGCGGCACGCGCCTTAACAGCCGCGCTCTCTCTGTCCATGTTGCCAACTGTTCCATCGCCACCGTGAATGCCATGACGGTGACGGAACTGACTCATTGGCTGAACACTCTCATGCCCCTTCTTCACGAGGAAGAAATCTTGACACGCATTCGTCAGGAAATCCTTCCGCGGTTGCATGCCCTGCTAAGCCTTGGCCTTGACTATCTCAGCCTCGATCGCCCCATCGCTTCCCTTTCTTCTGGCGAAACCCAAAGGTTGCGGCTGGCTCAGCAACTGGCGGCACCTTTTTCAGGGGCCGTTTACATCTTTGATGAACCCAGTGTGGGACTGCATTCCCAGGATATGCAGCGCCTCATGGAAGTCCTTCGGGACCTTCGACGGCAGGGAAACACCGTGCTTGTAGTGGAACACGATGTGGCCGTCTTGCAGGAGGCGGACTACGTGGTGGAACTCGGCCCCGGCGCCGGCCCAAAAGGCGGCCGGCTCGTCTTTGCCGGCACACCGCAACAGCTGGCCCAGTGCGCGGTATCGCCCACTGCCCAATTTCTGCACGAGCCCGCCGCGGCACCCATTGGGCGTGGGCAATCACCGAAGCGCTGGACACAATTTCTCAAAATCCTGGGCGCTAAGGGCCATAATCTTCAGAACGTGACGGCGCGCTTTCCTCTGCGAGCCTTGACCTGCGTCACGGGCGTTTCGGGATCGGGCAAGAGTTCCCTAGTGGTTCGGACACTCTACCCCGCCCTGTGCCATGCGCTGGGCCAGGCCTCCGTGCCCTCCCTGCCCTACGAATCCATCGTCGGAGGGGAGGGGCTCCATCGCGTTCTCCTCATGGATCAAACCTCCATAGGGCGCCTGCCTAAGTCTGTGCCGGCCACCTACTGCGGCGTCTTTGACCCCTTGCGCTCGCTCTTCGCCGCATTACCGGAAGCCAGGGCGCGCGGCTATAACCCAGATCGGTTTTCCTTTAACAGCCCCGGCGGACGATGTGAACACTGTCGTGGTGACGGTCGCCTCCGCGTGGAAATGCTTCTTCTTCCCGACTTTTACGTCACGTGCCCCCATTGCGATGGATCCCGCTATGAACCCGAAACCCTTTCCGTACGCTTCAAGGGTCTGTCCATTGCCGATGTGCTCCGTTTAAGCGTTACTGAAGCGGCAGACGTTTTTCGACACGTGCCGGCCATTCATCGAAAGCTTCAGGTCATGGAAGACGTTGGGCTAGGCTATCTTCAATTGGGCCAGCCGAGTCCCACGCTATCCGGGGGCGAATGCCAACGCCTGAAACTGGCCAAGGAATTGGCTCGTTCGGCTCCAAAACCCACTCTCTACATTCTGGACGAACCTACAACAGGGCTTCACCCCCAGGATGTGGCACGCCTGACATCCATTTTACATCGGCTCGTGGCCAAAGGCCATACCGTCATCGTCATCGAACATGACCTGCAATTGGTGCGATCCGCCGATTATGTGGTAGACATGGGTCCCGGAGCCGGACCCGATGGCGGCCGTATCGTGGCCGAAGGGCCTCTCAACGAGGTGGTCCAACGCTTCGACACCCCCACGGTTCGCGCCCTTCGAGCCAGCACGCGCTGGGCGTTTACTTAG
- a CDS encoding redox-sensing transcriptional repressor Rex, with protein MKFAKIPMATINRLSIYVRTLQELLEGDVDVISSERLAKQCGVNPAQIRKDLAYFGEFGVRGVGYHVADLVNQIKEILGLNRTWNLAMVGLGNIGSSMVRHGNFVKHGYIFTAAFDVDPQKVGKKLPNGLIVNHVDELEDVVRERDVHIGVIATPASAAQSVANQLILAGINGILNFAPVQIQVPDCCHVENVDFTIKLDCIAYHLSSGV; from the coding sequence ATGAAATTTGCCAAAATCCCCATGGCGACCATCAACCGATTGTCCATTTACGTACGGACTCTACAGGAACTCCTGGAAGGGGATGTGGACGTCATTTCCTCGGAACGCCTGGCCAAGCAGTGCGGCGTCAATCCCGCCCAAATTCGCAAGGACCTGGCCTACTTTGGAGAATTCGGGGTTCGCGGCGTTGGGTATCATGTGGCGGATTTGGTCAATCAGATCAAGGAAATATTGGGACTCAACCGTACGTGGAACCTGGCCATGGTGGGCCTGGGCAACATTGGCTCGTCCATGGTGCGGCATGGAAACTTCGTCAAGCACGGCTACATCTTTACGGCGGCCTTTGACGTGGATCCCCAGAAAGTGGGCAAGAAGCTTCCCAACGGCCTCATCGTCAACCACGTGGACGAATTGGAAGACGTGGTGCGGGAGCGGGATGTGCACATTGGGGTCATTGCCACGCCGGCCAGTGCGGCGCAAAGTGTGGCCAACCAACTCATTCTTGCCGGCATCAACGGTATTCTCAATTTCGCTCCGGTGCAGATTCAGGTGCCAGATTGTTGTCACGTGGAAAACGTGGATTTCACCATCAAACTGGACTGCATCGCCTACCACCTGTCTTCGGGCGTTTGA
- a CDS encoding Rne/Rng family ribonuclease: MAAELIINADFYETRVALVENGQVAELYIERASDEGIAGNIYKGRVVRVLPGMQAAFVDIGLEKAAFLYVSDVHHPLMEVDQIFQEVAPQEEESQKVVLHEEAGDPEPYMDDRELPDLPIEDRLREGQEILVQVAKEPLGNKGARITTHVTLPGRNLVLMPLMDHVGVSRRIEDEKERKRLRDLVLEIKPAHCGFIVRTAAEGEDAEKIQAEMEFLLKLWQNIQRRSENAPVPSLVHRDLDITLRAVRDLFTKEVDRLVIDNPQEYKKVLQFTETFLPSLKNGVELYEGAEPIFDAYGIEMEVQRALSKKVWLKSGGYIVIETTEALTAIDVNTGRYVGKRNLEETILKTNLEAVKEIACQLRLRNLGGIIIIDFIDMEKEADREKVFNALKQAVRKDKSKTNILRMSELGLIEMTRKRTRESIGRTLCEPCFYCEGHGQLKSTQTLCYEILREIQREQRDLFGRNVLIQVHPRVAARLLDEERAALERLEEALHACFHVQGERTFHVEQYEITVEEN, encoded by the coding sequence ATGGCTGCGGAATTAATCATCAATGCCGACTTTTACGAAACTCGGGTCGCCTTGGTGGAAAACGGCCAGGTGGCAGAGCTTTACATCGAAAGAGCCTCCGACGAAGGCATTGCCGGCAACATCTACAAGGGGCGCGTGGTGCGGGTGCTTCCCGGCATGCAGGCCGCATTTGTGGACATCGGCCTGGAAAAGGCGGCCTTTCTGTATGTTAGCGATGTGCACCATCCGCTGATGGAAGTGGACCAGATTTTTCAGGAAGTCGCCCCGCAGGAGGAAGAAAGCCAAAAAGTTGTGCTACATGAAGAAGCCGGAGATCCCGAGCCGTACATGGACGACAGGGAACTTCCGGACCTGCCCATCGAGGACCGGTTGCGGGAAGGGCAGGAAATACTGGTGCAGGTGGCCAAGGAACCTCTTGGAAACAAGGGTGCGAGAATCACGACCCACGTGACCCTGCCGGGACGCAACCTGGTGCTCATGCCCCTCATGGACCATGTGGGAGTGTCCCGTCGCATCGAAGACGAGAAGGAACGCAAGCGCCTCAGGGACCTGGTTTTGGAAATCAAGCCGGCCCACTGCGGTTTCATCGTACGCACGGCCGCCGAAGGTGAAGATGCGGAGAAGATTCAGGCGGAAATGGAATTTCTGCTGAAACTCTGGCAGAACATTCAGCGCCGTTCCGAAAACGCTCCGGTTCCCTCCCTGGTGCACCGGGATTTGGACATCACCCTGAGGGCGGTTCGGGATCTTTTCACCAAGGAGGTGGACCGCCTCGTTATCGATAATCCCCAAGAATACAAGAAGGTGCTGCAGTTTACGGAAACCTTTTTGCCGTCCCTGAAAAACGGTGTGGAACTGTACGAGGGTGCCGAACCCATTTTTGATGCCTACGGTATCGAAATGGAAGTGCAACGGGCCTTGAGCAAGAAGGTGTGGCTGAAATCCGGTGGCTACATCGTCATTGAAACCACGGAAGCCCTCACGGCCATCGATGTCAACACGGGGCGCTATGTGGGCAAACGCAACCTGGAAGAAACCATTCTCAAGACCAACCTGGAAGCCGTCAAGGAAATCGCCTGCCAGCTCAGGCTTCGCAACCTCGGGGGGATCATCATCATCGATTTCATCGACATGGAAAAGGAAGCCGACCGAGAAAAGGTGTTCAATGCCCTCAAACAAGCGGTGCGCAAGGACAAGAGCAAAACCAACATTTTGCGCATGTCGGAACTGGGCCTTATCGAGATGACGCGCAAGCGAACGCGAGAGAGCATTGGGCGAACCCTGTGCGAGCCGTGTTTTTATTGCGAGGGCCATGGGCAGCTCAAATCCACGCAGACCCTGTGCTACGAAATTTTAAGGGAGATTCAAAGGGAACAAAGAGATCTCTTTGGTCGAAACGTGCTCATTCAGGTGCATCCTCGCGTGGCGGCCAGGCTGCTGGACGAAGAGCGGGCGGCTTTGGAGAGGCTGGAGGAGGCGCTGCACGCGTGTTTCCACGTTCAGGGGGAACGCACCTTTCATGTGGAGCAATATGAAATCACGGTGGAAGAAAACTGA